In Selenomonadales bacterium, one DNA window encodes the following:
- the hslU gene encoding ATP-dependent protease ATPase subunit HslU — MSELTPKQIVRELDKYIVGQAQAKKSVAVALRNRWRSKQLSEELKEEIIPKNILMIGPTGVGKTEIARRLAKLVNAPFIKVEATKFTEVGYVGRDVESMIRDLVETSIRMVKLNKMQAVADKAQELANERIIHCFLPPTKKETAPNPFEMIFQTANMPAEAPAEVAESEEKQQPAGYKWWKKRLDNGELEDELVEITVEDGSGPMIGMFGSGNMEEMGMNIQDMIGNILPKKQKKRKVPVKQARKIFAQEEAQKLIDMDDVTTEAVELAERSGIIFLDEIDKVAGRGGQSGPDVSREGVQRDILPIVEGSTVMTKYGPLKTDHILFIAAGAFHVSKPSDLIPELQGRFPIRVELTNLSKEDFCRILTEPTNALLKQYRELLSTEGVTITFTDDAIDELAEIACRVNSETENIGARRLHTILEKLLEDLAFEAPDIEEKEVVIDRAYVSTKLSHIVVNQDLSHFIL, encoded by the coding sequence TTGAGCGAATTAACACCGAAACAGATCGTTCGGGAGTTGGATAAATATATCGTTGGGCAGGCGCAGGCAAAGAAGTCTGTTGCTGTTGCGCTTCGCAATCGCTGGAGAAGTAAACAGCTCAGCGAAGAGTTGAAAGAAGAGATCATTCCAAAGAATATTTTGATGATCGGACCGACGGGTGTCGGTAAGACGGAGATCGCCAGACGATTGGCAAAACTCGTCAATGCACCGTTCATCAAAGTAGAAGCGACGAAGTTTACTGAAGTCGGCTATGTCGGCCGTGATGTGGAATCGATGATACGCGACCTCGTGGAAACGTCGATCCGCATGGTGAAGTTGAATAAGATGCAGGCTGTGGCTGATAAAGCGCAGGAGCTGGCGAATGAACGCATCATCCATTGTTTCTTGCCGCCGACGAAAAAAGAAACGGCACCGAATCCGTTTGAGATGATCTTCCAGACGGCGAATATGCCGGCCGAGGCACCGGCAGAGGTGGCTGAATCGGAAGAAAAACAGCAGCCTGCGGGCTATAAGTGGTGGAAAAAACGTCTTGACAATGGAGAGCTTGAAGACGAACTCGTTGAGATCACTGTAGAAGACGGCAGTGGGCCGATGATCGGTATGTTCGGTTCGGGCAATATGGAAGAGATGGGCATGAATATCCAAGACATGATCGGGAACATCTTGCCCAAGAAACAGAAAAAAAGAAAAGTGCCTGTTAAACAGGCGCGTAAGATATTCGCACAAGAAGAAGCACAGAAGCTTATTGACATGGACGACGTTACGACAGAAGCCGTAGAGCTTGCCGAACGCTCGGGCATCATCTTCCTCGATGAGATCGACAAGGTAGCGGGCAGAGGCGGTCAGTCGGGTCCCGATGTATCGCGTGAAGGTGTCCAGCGTGACATCTTGCCGATCGTCGAAGGATCGACGGTCATGACGAAATACGGTCCCTTAAAAACGGATCACATTCTCTTTATTGCGGCGGGTGCGTTCCATGTGTCGAAGCCGTCTGATCTTATTCCGGAGCTGCAGGGTCGATTCCCGATCCGTGTGGAATTGACGAACTTGTCGAAAGAAGACTTCTGCCGTATCTTGACGGAACCGACGAATGCACTTTTGAAGCAGTATCGTGAATTGCTGTCAACGGAAGGCGTTACGATCACGTTTACGGACGATGCCATTGATGAATTGGCAGAGATCGCGTGTCGAGTGAACTCTGAAACGGAGAACATCGGTGCGCGAAGACTCCATACGATCTTGGAGAAGCTATTGGAAGACTTAGCCTTTGAAGCACCTGATATTGAAGAAAAAGAAGTTGTGATCGATCGCGCATATGTGAGTACAAAGCTGTCGCATATTGTCGTGAATCAAGATTTGAGTCATTTTATCTTGTAA
- the codY gene encoding GTP-sensing pleiotropic transcriptional regulator CodY, whose product MEILEGTRKINKLLQKAEKMNYNEISAVLGNVLGANLYIMDREGKVLGHALQDGFECDLMIDLVVKVGNFPERYVEWLMSVTETLPNTRLKGGMCTFERSKECLFKDKFTTVVPIYGAGERIGTLIVAKFNKEFETADLILAEYGATVVGMELLRDRSEKKEEETRKKATVQVALATLSYSEMEAVVHILNELGGNEGLLVASKIADRVGITRSVIVNALRKFESAGVIESKSLGMKGTYIRVLNEWLMDELRKTKK is encoded by the coding sequence ATTGAAATACTGGAAGGCACACGAAAAATCAACAAACTTCTCCAAAAAGCCGAAAAAATGAACTATAACGAGATATCCGCTGTACTTGGTAACGTTTTGGGAGCGAACCTTTACATCATGGATCGTGAGGGCAAGGTGCTTGGACACGCGCTGCAAGACGGTTTTGAGTGCGATCTGATGATCGATCTCGTGGTTAAGGTGGGTAACTTCCCCGAACGATATGTCGAATGGCTGATGTCTGTTACGGAAACGCTTCCGAACACAAGACTGAAAGGCGGTATGTGTACGTTCGAACGTTCGAAAGAATGTCTGTTCAAAGACAAATTTACGACGGTCGTACCGATCTACGGTGCGGGTGAACGCATCGGTACGCTTATCGTAGCGAAATTCAACAAAGAGTTCGAAACGGCCGATCTCATTTTGGCAGAATACGGTGCAACTGTTGTTGGTATGGAACTTCTTCGCGATCGCAGTGAAAAGAAAGAAGAAGAAACGCGCAAAAAAGCAACGGTACAAGTCGCTCTTGCAACACTGTCTTATTCCGAAATGGAAGCAGTCGTTCATATCCTGAACGAACTGGGCGGCAACGAAGGTCTTCTCGTTGCGAGCAAGATCGCAGACCGCGTTGGTATCACGCGCTCTGTCATCGTCAATGCACTTCGCAAATTTGAAAGTGCGGGCGTTATCGAGTCGAAATCGCTCGGCATGAAAGGTACATATATTCGCGTACTTAACGAGTGGCTGATGGACGAACTTCGCAAGACGAAAAAATAA
- the rpsB gene encoding 30S ribosomal protein S2, producing the protein MAVISMKQLLEAGVHFGHQTRRWNPKMAPYIFTERNGIYIIDLQKTVKKVDEAYNFVREVAGEGKSILFVGTKKQAQEAVKEEALRCDMFYVNERWLGGMLTNFQTIQKRINRLRELEKMEEENVFDVLPKKEVILLRQEMTKLQKFLGGIKDMQKLPGALFIIDPRKERIAVAEAKKLGIPIVAIVDTNCDPDEIDHVIPGNDDAIRAVKLLTGKMADAVIEGRQ; encoded by the coding sequence ATGGCAGTAATTTCTATGAAACAACTTTTGGAAGCTGGTGTTCATTTCGGACATCAGACGAGAAGATGGAACCCGAAAATGGCTCCGTACATCTTCACGGAACGCAATGGCATCTACATCATCGACCTTCAGAAAACGGTTAAAAAAGTAGATGAAGCGTACAACTTCGTTCGCGAAGTAGCAGGCGAAGGCAAATCGATCCTTTTCGTTGGTACGAAAAAACAGGCTCAGGAAGCAGTGAAAGAAGAAGCTCTCCGTTGCGATATGTTCTATGTAAACGAACGCTGGCTCGGCGGCATGCTCACGAACTTCCAGACGATCCAGAAACGTATCAACCGTCTTCGTGAACTCGAAAAAATGGAAGAAGAAAACGTATTCGACGTATTGCCGAAAAAAGAAGTAATCTTGCTCCGTCAGGAAATGACGAAATTGCAGAAATTCCTCGGCGGTATCAAAGACATGCAGAAATTGCCGGGCGCTCTCTTCATCATCGACCCGCGCAAAGAACGCATCGCTGTTGCAGAAGCTAAAAAATTGGGTATTCCCATCGTAGCAATCGTTGACACGAACTGCGATCCGGACGAAATCGATCACGTTATCCCGGGTAACGATGATGCTATCCGTGCCGTTAAACTCTTGACGGGTAAAATGGCTGACGCTGTTATCGAAGGCCGTCAG
- the trmFO gene encoding methylenetetrahydrofolate--tRNA-(uracil(54)-C(5))-methyltransferase (FADH(2)-oxidizing) TrmFO yields MEKVVVIGAGLAGSEAAWQLANQGVQVMLYEMRPNQKSPAHHTDYFAELVCSNSLRGAGLENAVGLLKEEMRRMGSLIMEAADACAVPAGGALAVDREAFGQYITNKVKTHPNIEVIENTEITDLNFDEITIVATGPLTSGKLAEEIATLTGENYCYFYDAAAPIVTGESLDWNKVYRASRYGKGDADYVNCPFNEEEYKAFWEALTTAEEAPTKDFEKQIFFEGCMPIEVMAKRGIDTMRYGPMKPVGLDHPETGAKAYAVVQLRQDNAAATLYNIVGFQTHLKWPEQQRVFRMIPGLENAEFVRLGVMHRNTYIHSPKVLEQTLQLKSRPRLFFAGQITGVEGYVESAASGLMAGINAARLACGKQPFIFPEDTAHGALCHYITHAEGKNFQPMNVNFGLLPPLGQKIRDKKLKNKMIADRALESLEKFKVFRQ; encoded by the coding sequence GTGGAAAAAGTCGTTGTTATCGGAGCAGGCCTTGCTGGTAGTGAAGCCGCTTGGCAGTTGGCGAATCAAGGCGTACAGGTAATGCTCTATGAGATGCGCCCGAATCAGAAATCACCTGCCCATCATACGGATTATTTTGCAGAGCTTGTCTGCAGCAACTCACTTCGCGGGGCGGGTCTTGAAAATGCAGTCGGTCTTTTGAAAGAAGAGATGCGCCGCATGGGCTCGCTCATCATGGAAGCGGCAGACGCGTGTGCTGTGCCTGCGGGCGGTGCACTTGCCGTTGACCGCGAAGCGTTCGGTCAATATATCACGAACAAAGTAAAAACGCATCCGAATATCGAAGTTATCGAGAATACGGAGATCACCGACCTCAACTTTGATGAGATCACCATCGTGGCGACCGGCCCTCTTACGAGCGGTAAGCTCGCCGAAGAGATCGCGACGCTCACGGGTGAAAACTACTGCTACTTCTACGATGCGGCAGCCCCCATCGTAACGGGTGAATCGCTCGACTGGAACAAAGTCTATCGTGCATCTCGTTACGGTAAAGGTGATGCCGATTACGTGAACTGCCCGTTCAATGAAGAAGAATACAAAGCCTTCTGGGAAGCACTTACCACAGCGGAAGAAGCGCCGACCAAAGACTTTGAAAAACAGATATTCTTCGAAGGCTGTATGCCGATCGAAGTCATGGCCAAACGCGGTATCGACACGATGCGCTACGGCCCGATGAAGCCTGTCGGACTCGATCATCCCGAAACAGGCGCGAAAGCCTACGCTGTCGTACAGCTTCGCCAAGACAATGCGGCGGCGACGCTTTATAACATCGTCGGATTCCAGACGCACCTGAAATGGCCCGAGCAACAGCGCGTATTCCGCATGATACCGGGGCTTGAAAATGCTGAGTTCGTTCGTCTTGGAGTGATGCACCGCAACACATACATCCATTCTCCGAAAGTCCTCGAACAGACGCTTCAGCTCAAAAGCCGCCCGCGTCTTTTCTTCGCAGGCCAGATCACAGGTGTAGAAGGATACGTTGAATCGGCTGCATCCGGTCTTATGGCAGGTATCAATGCGGCAAGATTGGCGTGTGGCAAACAGCCGTTCATCTTCCCCGAAGATACGGCACACGGTGCCCTTTGCCACTATATCACGCACGCGGAAGGCAAGAACTTCCAACCGATGAACGTCAATTTCGGCTTGCTTCCTCCGCTCGGTCAGAAGATACGCGACAAAAAATTGAAGAATAAAATGATCGCCGATCGTGCGCTCGAATCTCTGGAAAAATTCAAAGTTTTTCGACAATAG
- the hslV gene encoding ATP-dependent protease subunit HslV, with protein MFHATTIVAVRQNGVSAIAGDGQVTFGGNTVMKHKAKKVRRLYHGKILAGFAGSVADAFTLFGKFETKLEEYNGNLMRSAVELAKEWRTDRVLRNLEALLIVMDREKMLVVSGNGEVIEPDDNIAAIGSGGSFALSAARALVKHSDLSAEQIVKESLDIAADICIYTNHNITVEVL; from the coding sequence ATGTTCCATGCAACTACGATCGTTGCGGTAAGACAAAACGGTGTATCTGCGATCGCAGGGGATGGTCAGGTAACGTTCGGCGGAAATACGGTCATGAAACACAAAGCCAAAAAAGTACGTCGCTTGTATCATGGCAAAATTTTGGCAGGTTTTGCAGGTTCGGTAGCCGATGCGTTTACGCTGTTCGGTAAATTCGAAACGAAATTGGAAGAATACAACGGGAATCTGATGCGCTCTGCGGTAGAGCTTGCCAAAGAATGGCGCACAGACCGTGTTTTGCGTAATTTGGAAGCACTTCTCATCGTAATGGATCGGGAAAAAATGCTCGTCGTATCGGGTAATGGTGAAGTCATCGAGCCTGACGATAATATTGCGGCGATCGGTTCGGGCGGCTCGTTCGCTTTGAGTGCGGCTCGTGCGCTCGTCAAGCACTCCGATTTGTCGGCAGAACAGATCGTCAAGGAGTCGCTTGATATTGCGGCCGATATCTGCATTTATACGAATCACAATATTACGGTAGAAGTGTTATAG